GTTTCACTTGCTGATTCCTTAGGGTATAAATGAAAGGGTTCAACAAAGGAGCAACTGAGGTATTCAACACTGCTACTCCCTTATTAAAAGTTGCTGCTTCTTTCATAGAAGGGTTAACATACATGAAAATACAGCTGCCATAGGAGAGAGAGACAACAATCATGTGggaagagcaggtagaaaaggcctttttccttttctgagcagAAGGGATCTTCATAATTGTCCCCATAATATAGACATAGGAGATAATTACTAGCACTAATGTGAAGAGAAGTGTCACCACAGCCAAGACAAACTCAGTCATCTCTATGATGCGTGTGTCTGCACAGGCCAACTGGAGCAATATGGTATAGTCACAACAGTAATGATTGATGACATTGGATGCACAGAATGGCAACATCGTGGTCATGATATGTGGCCCAATAACAACCATGAAGCCAGAGAACCAGGAGCTGAGGACGAGTTGCAGACAAAGCTTCTTGTTCATCATCATTGTATAATGCAAGGGCTTACAGATGGCAACATAGCGGTCATAGGACATGGCGGCCAAAAGATAAAACTCAGTTGCTCCTAACAAGATGGCAAAAAAGTATTGAGTAAAGCAACCAGCAAAGGAAATGGTCTTGTTCCCTGTTCCAATGTCCACTAGCATTTTGGGAACAAAGACAGTTGTAAAGGAAATTTCTAAGAAGGAGAAGTTCCGGAGGAAGAAATACATGGGAGTTTGGAGTTGAGAATCCAGTAGGGTGAGAATGATGATGGTCATATTTCCAGTAAAACTTAAAAGGTAAGTTAgtagcagaaaaataaaaagagtaactTGGATCTCAGGGTCATCTGTCAGTCCTACAAGGAAGAACTCTGTCACAGCTGTTTGGTTTCCCATCATCAGTATCTGCCAGATTTGAGGAAGAGAACAAGTGAGAGATGACAGAATGAAAGTATATAAaccaaagcaaaaaggaaaaagcaaaaaagggagagagggagggagagaggaagcttTTGTTAAGCACCAgttatgtgccaggtattctgctaagtgctttacagatatcatcttaTTTATTCTTCACAACCACTATGGGAGTTAGGTGgtttcattatccccattttctagttgaaaacactgaggcagacagagctaAGGAACTTGTCTAGGGTAACATAACTAGTGTCTGGAATTGGCTTTCAATTTAAGTATTTCTGACTCTTGGGCCacactcctcccttcttcctcctgtcCCCAGGTGGATGTAGTCAAAGGATCTAATCCCAGATGATAAAGTGTTAGTGAGTTGACAAGATGAACGTGAACACAGCTTTGCAATGGACAAGTAAAATATTGACCAAGTTTCTGCAGCCTTGTGTAAAGACTAAGCCATGGAAAACCAAGGATCTAATCACAGGAAAAGTGTTGATAATGAGATGTGAAATGAAGATGATTAGGGAAATTAATCCCTATATGCAGAGAAATATGTTCCTGGGATGAATCTGAAAGAAAACAACATCATAGGGTGAAGAATAAGAGAACTCCCTGAATCAAAGGGAGAGTCCTAAAGGAGGAACTTTAGAGAGGGAAGCCTCCTGGGGTGAGGCCAATATTTTTTTACTCTGACTGTAAAAATACATTATCATCCATCATCTGTGATCACATACTGTGAATACATCAAAGTATATGTGGGAAATGGGAGACCAACCACCCTCCTCTTCCAATAATAGCATTGCATAATACTATTAATAATGACTcctattaataattaaaaataaaatgataaactggcattttaaaaaatctttcatctCTAGGCTTTGCTCTCAATGCAaagagccacctacttgccctcaTACACAGGACCTCTTCTACCATTTAATGGTTAAATGTGATTtaaatatatcatctcatttgagcctcgaCAATTCAATGAATTAGCTTCTGTTTATGTCACCATCTTGTGAATGAAAAGACTGAGACTTctagatattaagtgacttcctcatgTAGAATAAATACTCAGTCCTTCCTGACCTCCAAGGCCAGCAGTTTATCCATTTGGGAGAAAttatggaaagattttttttttaaacccttgtactttggtgtattgtctcataggtggaagattggtaagggtgggcaatgggggtcaagttgcttgcccagggtcacacagctgggaagtggctgagactgggtttgaacctaggacctcctgtctctaggcccgactctcactccactgagctacccagctgcccccaggaaagaTTTTGAACTAAGGGGTAGctactccttttttttatttttttttgccattcctTCTTATATCACACTTGTCTCCAAATATACCCATCCTGTCTCTCCTACTAAATGATTCTTTCCTCATAACAAAcattagaaatgaaagagaaaaaaagtagttCAGCAAAGCCAACCCATACAGTGACTGTGTCAGGCAGTATACCCCATTGTCCATTCTCATGGTATTCTACATCCGTAGTGAATGTAGGAAGATacattttcttaactctttttcCTAGGTCCATACTAATCTCTTTCTAAAggtttttttctctatctcaggCAACAATGAAAGGtccaataatattttaatattattaaattaaaatatttttaaaataaaaatatacgtTCTATTATGCATTTCCAAATCAAATTAGGAGGAATTCTAAAAGAATGAATGCGAAATGTATTTAAAAGTATTATGCATATATACttaaattagaaatatatttccacttgaaatattagaaacaaaaaattaaaagcatgTTTCTTAATATATTTCTATTAGGACAAAATTTATCACtaaagattttcttttccaaaagaaCTTAGGACTCATCCTTGAGAAATTTATCAATgagcaattttcttttatattccaaAGGAAAAACTAGGTTAGTTATcttaaatataatagacttccatggataatttcctatatatttctaAGTCATAGAAGAGTCTTTCTACATAGTTTTCATTAAATTAACCAGTTTCATTAATTAGCTTCAATATTAGCAAATGGATTGGATACCTACGTTCTGCTCAACTTTTTCCTCTGATGATACCAAACTAAATTGTAAGAATTTGCTTGTCATTAGTCCAGATTTTGGAATGGGGGGAGAGTATATACACATTCATGCATGCACACATGCTTCCAGTTGTTCTTGTGGTAAAACAGGAGCACCAAAAGTGATGGCAATATTGGAATGGCAGTTACCTCTGATGCTTTCAAACAATTCAAATTCTCATTTGGAGGCCCATCATTCATGTATTTAATAATTCTTATGCAGATAGGCCCAACATTGGCTTGAACTCTCAATTTcaaaaatagacttttttttcccaACCTAGAACTTCTTGACTGAGAAACCCTCATTCTCTACTTCAACCACCTCAGCAGTGACTTTCTCCTTcccttaaaaatgaatttcttaatCATTTAAGTGATATTCTctaacttttcaaattttaagagaaaacagACATATTTCTTAACTTTCATAATGAGTCATTTTAATTTATGGTCCACTAAAAATCTGTAATAATATAAggatgacatttttattttcattttcttaggtAAATATTTGCCTGAAATAAAGCCCATTCTTAACCCATTgatagttattttaaaagataattgagTGTTTATTGTGTGACTTTAGGGTTTATCTTTTCTAGGTCTTCAGTAAAATTTCACTCTAGAAAATGGAGTTGAACTCCATGATCTCTAAAGTAGCTTCCTACTCTAAACCCATGATGGTAATgaaactctgacattctctgaaTCTGTCATAATTAAGTTTgaattgatttagaaaaaaaatggtctgttatttttttaaaaggcttctAATAGAAATCCAAGGCATTGGTTCTCAGACTTgtaatatttgaatttttgaaaTTGACATTACAATTAATTCCTCTTCTTTGTTGTGTTCTAAGAATCAAAatgccttttcctctttttcaataGTTGAAGAGAGGGAGAAGCAGACATTACATAATTGTTAAAGTTCATTCAAAGATGTCTATGGTTGTCATGCCAGCACTTAGGTGGCAAATTATAAAATTTCAGAGTTGTAGAACTTTTGGAAATGAAATCTCTAGAAAAATTCAGTATTATCAACAGGAaaaaggtttaaatttttaaaatttaaattgttcATTAATTTTTGAAGTTATGAAATGGGAACAGGCACACCCAGTTCTTCATGTGTTCACCAAGAAGTAACTGGCATGATTTTATGATTAGCAGCAGGAAATAGGAGGGCAATTACACTTTATTTAAATTCAGAGCCTATAGGAACAAAAAGCTCAAAAGAATAGAAACCAGCcgtggaagagggaaagaagctGACAGCATGAGAAGCAGGTAGAAATGGGAAGAAGCTGGAGAGGGGCAAGAGGAAGAGAGTTTCACTCCTACAGTCATGCATTAGAGTTGTGAACACTAGGCAGCTTGGACCACATGGGGAGTGAAGAGGGCTTAGAAGATAGGAGTTTGAGGTCCTATTTTTGTAGAGCttccaaaggaagaaatagatcAACTCCATCTGTGCCACTTGGGATTAGTTCAATAACATATCCAAATTATCTCAAAGTTATTGGCAAAACTTCAAAGTTGTCATCCCAAAGCTACCAACTCATTTTTGATGTTTTACTGCTCCTTGCTGTGGAGCACTAAAATTTGTCTGGGATTTACAAATCATAGAACCAGAATCCTTGACACCAGTACCTAGATGACTTTCCCTGATTCAGCGTATATATTACCAGGATGGGAATTTTAGTTAATATATGATACAATTTGTAAAAAACATTCCTTTGATCTTTGAGATACTTTATATATGACTTCCAATTGCAATCTTTTATCCTCGGATTTACCCTTTATCCTGGATACATGCAAAATTACTTGCTATACTGACTAGAATTAGGGGGAGTGATCAGGAAGTTGAGAATAAGATGCAATTTCAATGCAATTTCAATGAGAATAAGATGCAAAATTCATAACCACAAAGACCAAGAAAAAGCAAATGCTTAGTTAGGTAGCTGGTTTAGTTATTGAATTTATCTTATCCAAATGATTCAAATGGTCCATATGCATCTATTTCTGCCTTTAAAAAGATTTTCACATATATCATGGTGCTCATGGGGCAAGCAGAATTCAGTCCATGGAAATATACTATATGATACAAGTTAAGGTTCTTAAGAGAATTCACAATGAAGTTTCAAATGATTAGGCTGATAAAATGATAGGCTCATAGGATTTAGAAGTGTGGTACCAAGTCTGaaaaaaaccttagagatcatttgttCATTATAATGTCATAGATTTAGGATTGGAAGATACCAAAAATTTCATGGCATTTGAGttcttcattttagaaagaaggaaactgagtgcCTGAAAGGTTATGTAACTTGCTCAAGGTAGCACAGAAATAAATGGCTGTGATTTACATTATCCAGTGAACTGGCTTGGTCCCCAAAGCACAACCAGAGGGAATAAGTCTGTGCTAATAAAAAATAAGGCTATATTTTAGAAAACCCTtaaatagaattttggaaaacatcAACGCTGTCCTTCAGGAACAGTGCTTGGTCCTCTCAGAAGCAAATTTCTTTTGTACTAAGGAGGAGAATGAAAATATGAGGCTGAATAGAGATGGGTTGAAGGAAGATATGGAGAATGTGGGATTGACTCAAATGTCCTAAGTTATTCTTGCACTTTCTTGGAGCTCTCTGAtgactttctcctttttctgatcCAGGGGAAATTGGCTCAGAAAGCTCTGCCTGCTCATCTAGACCTGCCTTCTGCACctcaccttctcttctctctccttggcTTGGCCCTAGCATTATggtaaaggaagaaggaataggGAGGGAAGAAGTTAGAGTAAGGGTGGGTCAGGGTGGTTGGCTAGGGAAAGGtatagaaggagaggaaaagaaatatttcaattcTTGGATTTCTTCTTCCTTGTCAAATCCTAATGGGAGGGCTAATGGCAACTTTTGTCTGGTTTAAAGAAGATAAAGAGGATATAGCTCCAATAACTTTGAAAATAGTCATCAAAGTTTATTTAAATAGATTCAAACTTCAAGCTGTGATGGCTTTATTTTTGCTACAGTAAGACGATAACAGAAAGCTATCAAACTGATAGAAAATATTAGTGAAAATGAGAAACCTTGCATAGTATTCAGGCCCCAGAGACCCTTCACTTACCTCACGTTGGAGGACCAGCTCTGTCTTCCAGTTCTGTCCTAAGAGTTCTAATTGTTATTGCTTTAGAGGATTTGAAGGCTTTAGTGTCCTTTGGGACATGGTCTCTGGGCCATCAGGAATGGCAGACACTAATTAAACTACCTTTGGAAACCAATATACAGATTTCATGAAGCCAGCCCACTTTTTCTTTCTAGTTGTGCCTCAGGACCAGGACCTCTTGTGTGCAGCTCCAGAAACCATACATACTTTTATATAGGCAAGGATGGCCACATGCACAGAAGTcctgatataaatatatgtttatagaaACAAATGTATTTAcaactccccttctcccctctgcaTCTTCTTCAATTGATGATAACACATATAGCTCTCTTTTTTGTGAATGAAATAtgtctgcattaaaaaaaaacagttgttaGGAAAAGTGTACATCAAATCATATGATCATTGATGGtaatcatatgattattgacaATGAAAAAGCtttacctcattttttttttgagaattaacTGGACACTCTATAATGTTATTCATTCTCCCTAGGAACTAGATttcctgaaagaaaaatgaagggccAGTGACTGTTGTCATCTTATCTGGatcttttaagtttttctttt
The window above is part of the Gracilinanus agilis isolate LMUSP501 chromosome 4, AgileGrace, whole genome shotgun sequence genome. Proteins encoded here:
- the LOC123245490 gene encoding olfactory receptor 2AP1-like — translated: MMGNQTAVTEFFLVGLTDDPEIQVTLFIFLLLTYLLSFTGNMTIIILTLLDSQLQTPMYFFLRNFSFLEISFTTVFVPKMLVDIGTGNKTISFAGCFTQYFFAILLGATEFYLLAAMSYDRYVAICKPLHYTMMMNKKLCLQLVLSSWFSGFMVVIGPHIMTTMLPFCASNVINHYCCDYTILLQLACADTRIIEMTEFVLAVVTLLFTLVLVIISYVYIMGTIMKIPSAQKRKKAFSTCSSHMIVVSLSYGSCIFMYVNPSMKEAATFNKGVAVLNTSVAPLLNPFIYTLRNQQVKRAFKDMVRRIKFFSIK